One genomic window of Garra rufa chromosome 24, GarRuf1.0, whole genome shotgun sequence includes the following:
- the slc6a16b gene encoding solute carrier family 6 member 16b, with translation MTSEKPPLPEDGQRDEAELGLRVEPEVAMEAARDGWDSKVEYFLAQVGFSVGLGNVWRFPYLCHQNGGGAFILLYVLLMGLVGVPLFFLELAAGQSIRQGSIGVWRHISPKLVGIGYSSCVVCFFVALYYNVIIGWSIFYMGSSFQYPLPWENCPTEGNVTVNECAASSPTAYFWYRKALDITDSIDETGEFNPIITGCLLAAWVIVCLGMYKGIKSTGKVMYFSSVFPYVVLLCFLIRGVTLDGASEGIKFMFYPRLEIWADVQVWRQAATQVFFALGLGFGSVIAYSSFNPRNNNCHRDAFTVSGVNFMTSVLATLVVFAVLGFRAKTIATECVKRNLKAALDVMSGPDLLINASDVDSISLNEYENWYRIQGQQLNFSGYNITACSLEEELKQGVEGTGLAFIAFTEAMTLFPGSPFWSVLFFLMLLNLGLTTMFGTMAGILTPLTDTFKTLSKHKFIFTVCSCALGFLIGLIFTQRCGNYFVAMFDDYSATLPLIIVVIFQTISVAWVYGADRFLDDLKRMLDRPVPVVYKYLWKYVCPIAMLGLLSASLLKMILKHPTYTAWNREKASKEVLPYPGWALAVLIGLIVVAFLPIPIGFIHSLLLERLGQSPADTEAAYMPCATADVDQTPLSTLPPSRDDPSSFYPLLPENHDSHLQNGHIEHFESSVL, from the exons ATGACTTCAGAGAAACCGCCGTTGCCTGAGGATGGCCAGCGGGACGAGGCTGAACTGGGTTTAAGGGTTGAGCCGGAGGTCGCGATGGAAGCTGCCAGAGATGGTTGGGACAGTAAAGTGGAATATTTCCTCGCTCAGGTGGGCTTCAGTGTGGGATTGGGAAACGTTTGGAGGTTCCCGTATCTTTGCCATCAGAACGGAGGAG GAGCGTTCATCTTGCTGTATGTGCTGTTAATGGGGCTGGTTGGTGTGCCGTTGTTTTTTCTGGAGCTGGCGGCGGGACAGAGCATTAGACAAGGCAGCATTGGTGTTTGGagacacatttctccaaaactTGTTGGCATTGGCTACTCCAGCTGTGTG GTGTGTTTCTTTGTAGCTCTGTATTATAACGTCATCATCGGCTGGAGTATTTTTTACATGGGAAGTTCTTTCCAGTATCCTCTACCATGGGAAAATTGTCCGACAGAAGGGAACGTCACCG TGAATGAATGTGCCGCCAGCTCTCCCACAGCATATTTCTGGTACCGTAAAGCTCTGGATATCACTGATTCTATTGATGAAACAGGAGAGTTCAACCCCATCATCACTGGGTGTCTGCTGGCTGCTTGGGTCATTGTTTGTCTGGGCATGTACAAGGGCATCAAATCGACTGGCAAG GTCATGTATTTCTCCTCCGTGTTTCCGTACGTGGTGCTGCTGTGTTTCCTGATCAGAGGCGTCACACTGGACGGGGCGTCCGAGGGCATTAAATTCATGTTTTACCCCAGG CTGGAGATCTGGGCTGATGTTCAGGTGTGGCGTCAGGCGGCGACGCAGGTGTTCTTTGCTCTGGGCTTGGGTTTCGGTTCTGTGATCGCGTACTCTTCCTTCAACCCGCGGAACAACAACTGCCATCGAGACGCGTTCACTGTGTCTGGCGTCAACTTCATGACGTCTGTTCTGGCCACGCTGGTGGTGTTTGCTGTGCTGGGCTTCAGAGCCAAAACCATCGCCACAGAGTGTGTTAAACG TAATCTGAAAGCTGCGCTTGATGTGATGTCCGGCCCTGATCTCCTGATCAATGCGTCAGATGTGGACAGCATCTCACTAAACGAGTATGAGAACTGGTACAGGATTCAGGGCCAGCAGCTGAATTTCTCAGGTTACAACATCACCGCCTGCAGCCTGGAGGAGGAGCTGAAACAG GGTGTGGAGGGAACCGGTTTAGCATTCATAGCGTTTACTGAAGCGATGACGTTGTTTCCCGGGAGTCCGTTCTGGTCAGTGCTGTTCTTCCTCATGCTGCTCAATCTGGGTTTGACCACCATGTTCGGCACCATGGCTGGAATACTGACTCCACTGACAGACACCTTTAAGACGCTAAGCAAACACAAATTCATCTTTACAG TGTGCAGCTGTGCATTGGGCTTTCTGATCGGTCTCATTTTTACTCAGCGCTGCGGAAACTACTTTGTGGCGATGTTTGACGACTATTCCGCCACACTTCCCCTCATCATTGTCGTCATCTTCCAGACCATCAGCGTGGCCTGGGTTTATGGAGCTGACAG GTTTTTGGACGACCTGAAGCGTATGTTGGATCGGCCGGTTCCTGTGGTGTACAAGTACCTGTGGAAGTATGTGTGTCCGATAGCTATGCTGGGGCTCTTGAGTGCCAGTCTGCTAAAGATGATCTTGAAGCATCCTACATACACTGCCTGGAACAGAGAAaag GCGTCTAAGGAAGTTCTGCCTTATCCAGGCTGGGCTCTCGCTGTCCTGATCGGGCTCATCGTTGTCGCGTTTCTTCCCATTCCAATCGGATTCATACATTCCCTCCTCCTCGAGCGGCTCGGCCAGTCTCCGGCAGACACTGAGGCGGCATACATGCCGTGTGCCACCGCAGATGTGGATCAGACCCCTCTCAGCACGTTACCGCCCTCAAGAGATGACCCCAGTTCATTTTACCCTTTGCTTCCTGAAAACCATGACTCTCATTTGCAAAACGGCCACATAGAACACTTCGAATCAAGTGTGTTATGA